In a genomic window of Piliocolobus tephrosceles isolate RC106 chromosome 1, ASM277652v3, whole genome shotgun sequence:
- the JMJD4 gene encoding 2-oxoglutarate and iron-dependent oxygenase JMJD4 isoform X2, with translation MDRETLALANRHFRGLGGGVPGIGQAPGRVAFVSEPGAFSYADFVRGFLLPNLPCVFSSAFTQGWGSRRRWVTPAGRPDFDHLLRTYGDVVVPVANCGVQEYNSNPKEHMPLRDYITYWKEYIEGGYSSPRGCLYLKDWHLCRDFPVEDVFTLPVYFSSDWLNEFWDALDVDDYRFVYAGPAGSWSPFHADIFRSFSWSVNVCGRKKWLLFPPGQEEALRDRHGNLPYDVTSPALCDTHLYPRSQLAGPPLEITQEAGEMVFVPSGWHHQVHNLQELCAVQEEVSEWRDSMPDWHHHCQVEQLRVEAISTRSLGGLQAQGGCGCQAELWVIMRSCSGINFEEFYHFLKVIAEKRLLVLREAAAEDSAGLGFEQAAFDAGRITEVLASLVAHPNFQRVDTSAFSPRPKELLQQLREAVDAAVAP, from the exons ATGGACCGCGAGACGCTCGCCCTCGCTAACCGCCACTTCCGAGGCCTGGGGGGTGGTGTCCCCGGCATTGGCCAGGCTCCGGGCCGGGTAGCCTTCGTCTCGGAGCCGGGCGCCTTCTCCTACGCCGACTTTGTGCGGGGCTTCCTCCTGCCCAACCTGCCCTGCGTGTTCTCCAGCGCCTTCACGCAGGGCTGGGGCAGCCGGCGGCGCTGGGTGACGCCCGCGGGGAGGCCAGACTTCGACCACCTGCTACGGACCTACG GAGACGTGGTTGTACCAGTTGCAAACTGTGGGGTCCAAGAATACAACTCGAACCCCAAAGAGCACATGCCTCTGAGAGACTACATCACCTACTGGAAAGAGTACATCGAGGGGGGCTACTCCTCTCCCAGGGGCTGTCTCTACCTCAAAGACTGGCACCTGTGCAG GGACTTCCCGGTGGAGGACGTTTTCACCCTGCCTGTGTACTTCTCATCCGACTGGCTGAATGAGTTCTGGGACGCACTGGATGTGGATGACTACCGCTTTGTCTACGCAGGGCCTGCAGGCAGCTG GTCCCCGTTCCATGCTGACATCTTCCGCTCCTTCAGCTGGTCTGTCAATGTCTGTGGGAGGAAGAAGTGGCTCCTCTTCCCCCCAGGGCAGGAAGAGGCCCTGCGGGACCGCCACGGCAACCTGCCCTATGACGTGACCTCCCCGGCACTCTGCGATACGCACCTGTACCCGCGGAGCCAGCTGGCAGGCCCACCCTTGGAGATCACGCAGGAGGCGGGCGAGATGGTGTTTGTGCCCAGTGGGTGGCACCACCAGGTGCACAACCTG CAGGAGCTATGTGCCGTGCAGGAAGAGGTCAGCGAGTGGAGGGACTCCATGCCCGACTGGCACCACCACTGCCAGGTGGAGCAGCTGCGTGTGGAGGCTATCAGTACCAGGTCCCTGGGAGGCCTGCAGGCTCAGGGCGGGTGTGGCTGTCAGGCCGAGCTGTGG gTCATCATGAGGTCCTGCTCGGGCATCAACTTTGAAGAATTTTACCACTTCCTCAAGGTCATTGCTGAGAAGAGGCTCCTGGTCCTAAGGGAGGCGGCCGCTGAGGACAGTGCTGGGTTGGGCTTCGAACAGGCAGCCTTTGATGCTGGGCGCATCACAGAGGTGCTGGCCTCCTTGGTTGCGCACCCCAACTTCCAGAGAGTGGACACCAGCGCGTTCTCACCGCGGCCCAAAGAGCTGCTGCAGCAGCTGAGGGAGGCTGTTGATGCCGCTGTGGCCCCATAG
- the JMJD4 gene encoding 2-oxoglutarate and iron-dependent oxygenase JMJD4 isoform X3, producing MDRETLALANRHFRGLGGGVPGIGQAPGRVAFVSEPGAFSYADFVRGFLLPNLPCVFSSAFTQGWGSRRRWVTPAGRPDFDHLLRTYGDVVVPVANCGVQEYNSNPKEHMPLRDYITYWKEYIEGGYSSPRGCLYLKDWHLCRDFPVEDVFTLPVYFSSDWLNEFWDALDVDDYRFVYAGPAGSWSPFHADIFRSFSWSVNVCGRKKWLLFPPGQEEALRDRHGNLPYDVTSPALCDTHLYPRSQLAGPPLEITQEAGEMVFVPSGWHHQVHNLDDTISINHNWVNGFNLANMWRFLQQELCAVQEEVSEWRDSMPDWHHHCQVIMRSCSGINFEEFYHFLKVIAEKRLLVLREAAAEDSAGLGFEQAAFDAGRITEVLASLVAHPNFQRVDTSAFSPRPKELLQQLREAVDAAVAP from the exons ATGGACCGCGAGACGCTCGCCCTCGCTAACCGCCACTTCCGAGGCCTGGGGGGTGGTGTCCCCGGCATTGGCCAGGCTCCGGGCCGGGTAGCCTTCGTCTCGGAGCCGGGCGCCTTCTCCTACGCCGACTTTGTGCGGGGCTTCCTCCTGCCCAACCTGCCCTGCGTGTTCTCCAGCGCCTTCACGCAGGGCTGGGGCAGCCGGCGGCGCTGGGTGACGCCCGCGGGGAGGCCAGACTTCGACCACCTGCTACGGACCTACG GAGACGTGGTTGTACCAGTTGCAAACTGTGGGGTCCAAGAATACAACTCGAACCCCAAAGAGCACATGCCTCTGAGAGACTACATCACCTACTGGAAAGAGTACATCGAGGGGGGCTACTCCTCTCCCAGGGGCTGTCTCTACCTCAAAGACTGGCACCTGTGCAG GGACTTCCCGGTGGAGGACGTTTTCACCCTGCCTGTGTACTTCTCATCCGACTGGCTGAATGAGTTCTGGGACGCACTGGATGTGGATGACTACCGCTTTGTCTACGCAGGGCCTGCAGGCAGCTG GTCCCCGTTCCATGCTGACATCTTCCGCTCCTTCAGCTGGTCTGTCAATGTCTGTGGGAGGAAGAAGTGGCTCCTCTTCCCCCCAGGGCAGGAAGAGGCCCTGCGGGACCGCCACGGCAACCTGCCCTATGACGTGACCTCCCCGGCACTCTGCGATACGCACCTGTACCCGCGGAGCCAGCTGGCAGGCCCACCCTTGGAGATCACGCAGGAGGCGGGCGAGATGGTGTTTGTGCCCAGTGGGTGGCACCACCAGGTGCACAACCTG GACGACACCATCTCCATCAACCACAACTGGGTCAATGGCTtcaacctggctaacatgtgGCGCTTCCTGCAGCAGGAGCTATGTGCCGTGCAGGAAGAGGTCAGCGAGTGGAGGGACTCCATGCCCGACTGGCACCACCACTGCCAG gTCATCATGAGGTCCTGCTCGGGCATCAACTTTGAAGAATTTTACCACTTCCTCAAGGTCATTGCTGAGAAGAGGCTCCTGGTCCTAAGGGAGGCGGCCGCTGAGGACAGTGCTGGGTTGGGCTTCGAACAGGCAGCCTTTGATGCTGGGCGCATCACAGAGGTGCTGGCCTCCTTGGTTGCGCACCCCAACTTCCAGAGAGTGGACACCAGCGCGTTCTCACCGCGGCCCAAAGAGCTGCTGCAGCAGCTGAGGGAGGCTGTTGATGCCGCTGTGGCCCCATAG
- the JMJD4 gene encoding 2-oxoglutarate and iron-dependent oxygenase JMJD4 isoform X4: MDRETLALANRHFRGLGGGVPGIGQAPGRVAFVSEPGAFSYADFVRGFLLPNLPCVFSSAFTQGWGSRRRWVTPAGRPDFDHLLRTYGDVVVPVANCGVQEYNSNPKEHMPLRDYITYWKEYIEGGYSSPRGCLYLKDWHLCRDFPVEDVFTLPVYFSSDWLNEFWDALDVDDYRFVYAGPAGSWSPFHADIFRSFSWSVNVCGRKKWLLFPPGQEEALRDRHGNLPYDVTSPALCDTHLYPRSQLAGPPLEITQEAGEMVFVPSGWHHQVHNLDDTISINHNWVNGFNLANMWRFLQQELCAVQEEVIMRSCSGINFEEFYHFLKVIAEKRLLVLREAAAEDSAGLGFEQAAFDAGRITEVLASLVAHPNFQRVDTSAFSPRPKELLQQLREAVDAAVAP; the protein is encoded by the exons ATGGACCGCGAGACGCTCGCCCTCGCTAACCGCCACTTCCGAGGCCTGGGGGGTGGTGTCCCCGGCATTGGCCAGGCTCCGGGCCGGGTAGCCTTCGTCTCGGAGCCGGGCGCCTTCTCCTACGCCGACTTTGTGCGGGGCTTCCTCCTGCCCAACCTGCCCTGCGTGTTCTCCAGCGCCTTCACGCAGGGCTGGGGCAGCCGGCGGCGCTGGGTGACGCCCGCGGGGAGGCCAGACTTCGACCACCTGCTACGGACCTACG GAGACGTGGTTGTACCAGTTGCAAACTGTGGGGTCCAAGAATACAACTCGAACCCCAAAGAGCACATGCCTCTGAGAGACTACATCACCTACTGGAAAGAGTACATCGAGGGGGGCTACTCCTCTCCCAGGGGCTGTCTCTACCTCAAAGACTGGCACCTGTGCAG GGACTTCCCGGTGGAGGACGTTTTCACCCTGCCTGTGTACTTCTCATCCGACTGGCTGAATGAGTTCTGGGACGCACTGGATGTGGATGACTACCGCTTTGTCTACGCAGGGCCTGCAGGCAGCTG GTCCCCGTTCCATGCTGACATCTTCCGCTCCTTCAGCTGGTCTGTCAATGTCTGTGGGAGGAAGAAGTGGCTCCTCTTCCCCCCAGGGCAGGAAGAGGCCCTGCGGGACCGCCACGGCAACCTGCCCTATGACGTGACCTCCCCGGCACTCTGCGATACGCACCTGTACCCGCGGAGCCAGCTGGCAGGCCCACCCTTGGAGATCACGCAGGAGGCGGGCGAGATGGTGTTTGTGCCCAGTGGGTGGCACCACCAGGTGCACAACCTG GACGACACCATCTCCATCAACCACAACTGGGTCAATGGCTtcaacctggctaacatgtgGCGCTTCCTGCAGCAGGAGCTATGTGCCGTGCAGGAAGAG gTCATCATGAGGTCCTGCTCGGGCATCAACTTTGAAGAATTTTACCACTTCCTCAAGGTCATTGCTGAGAAGAGGCTCCTGGTCCTAAGGGAGGCGGCCGCTGAGGACAGTGCTGGGTTGGGCTTCGAACAGGCAGCCTTTGATGCTGGGCGCATCACAGAGGTGCTGGCCTCCTTGGTTGCGCACCCCAACTTCCAGAGAGTGGACACCAGCGCGTTCTCACCGCGGCCCAAAGAGCTGCTGCAGCAGCTGAGGGAGGCTGTTGATGCCGCTGTGGCCCCATAG
- the JMJD4 gene encoding 2-oxoglutarate and iron-dependent oxygenase JMJD4 isoform X5 codes for MDRETLALANRHFRGLGGGVPGIGQAPGRVAFVSEPGAFSYADFVRGFLLPNLPCVFSSAFTQGWGSRRRWVTPAGRPDFDHLLRTYGDVVVPVANCGVQEYNSNPKEHMPLRDYITYWKEYIEGGYSSPRGCLYLKDWHLCRDFPVEDVFTLPVYFSSDWLNEFWDALDVDDYRFVYAGPAGSWSPFHADIFRSFSWSVNVCGRKKWLLFPPGQEEALRDRHGNLPYDVTSPALCDTHLYPRSQLAGPPLEITQEAGEMVFVPSGWHHQVHNLQELCAVQEEVSEWRDSMPDWHHHCQVIMRSCSGINFEEFYHFLKVIAEKRLLVLREAAAEDSAGLGFEQAAFDAGRITEVLASLVAHPNFQRVDTSAFSPRPKELLQQLREAVDAAVAP; via the exons ATGGACCGCGAGACGCTCGCCCTCGCTAACCGCCACTTCCGAGGCCTGGGGGGTGGTGTCCCCGGCATTGGCCAGGCTCCGGGCCGGGTAGCCTTCGTCTCGGAGCCGGGCGCCTTCTCCTACGCCGACTTTGTGCGGGGCTTCCTCCTGCCCAACCTGCCCTGCGTGTTCTCCAGCGCCTTCACGCAGGGCTGGGGCAGCCGGCGGCGCTGGGTGACGCCCGCGGGGAGGCCAGACTTCGACCACCTGCTACGGACCTACG GAGACGTGGTTGTACCAGTTGCAAACTGTGGGGTCCAAGAATACAACTCGAACCCCAAAGAGCACATGCCTCTGAGAGACTACATCACCTACTGGAAAGAGTACATCGAGGGGGGCTACTCCTCTCCCAGGGGCTGTCTCTACCTCAAAGACTGGCACCTGTGCAG GGACTTCCCGGTGGAGGACGTTTTCACCCTGCCTGTGTACTTCTCATCCGACTGGCTGAATGAGTTCTGGGACGCACTGGATGTGGATGACTACCGCTTTGTCTACGCAGGGCCTGCAGGCAGCTG GTCCCCGTTCCATGCTGACATCTTCCGCTCCTTCAGCTGGTCTGTCAATGTCTGTGGGAGGAAGAAGTGGCTCCTCTTCCCCCCAGGGCAGGAAGAGGCCCTGCGGGACCGCCACGGCAACCTGCCCTATGACGTGACCTCCCCGGCACTCTGCGATACGCACCTGTACCCGCGGAGCCAGCTGGCAGGCCCACCCTTGGAGATCACGCAGGAGGCGGGCGAGATGGTGTTTGTGCCCAGTGGGTGGCACCACCAGGTGCACAACCTG CAGGAGCTATGTGCCGTGCAGGAAGAGGTCAGCGAGTGGAGGGACTCCATGCCCGACTGGCACCACCACTGCCAG gTCATCATGAGGTCCTGCTCGGGCATCAACTTTGAAGAATTTTACCACTTCCTCAAGGTCATTGCTGAGAAGAGGCTCCTGGTCCTAAGGGAGGCGGCCGCTGAGGACAGTGCTGGGTTGGGCTTCGAACAGGCAGCCTTTGATGCTGGGCGCATCACAGAGGTGCTGGCCTCCTTGGTTGCGCACCCCAACTTCCAGAGAGTGGACACCAGCGCGTTCTCACCGCGGCCCAAAGAGCTGCTGCAGCAGCTGAGGGAGGCTGTTGATGCCGCTGTGGCCCCATAG
- the JMJD4 gene encoding 2-oxoglutarate and iron-dependent oxygenase JMJD4 isoform X1 has translation MDRETLALANRHFRGLGGGVPGIGQAPGRVAFVSEPGAFSYADFVRGFLLPNLPCVFSSAFTQGWGSRRRWVTPAGRPDFDHLLRTYGDVVVPVANCGVQEYNSNPKEHMPLRDYITYWKEYIEGGYSSPRGCLYLKDWHLCRDFPVEDVFTLPVYFSSDWLNEFWDALDVDDYRFVYAGPAGSWSPFHADIFRSFSWSVNVCGRKKWLLFPPGQEEALRDRHGNLPYDVTSPALCDTHLYPRSQLAGPPLEITQEAGEMVFVPSGWHHQVHNLDDTISINHNWVNGFNLANMWRFLQQELCAVQEEVSEWRDSMPDWHHHCQVEQLRVEAISTRSLGGLQAQGGCGCQAELWVIMRSCSGINFEEFYHFLKVIAEKRLLVLREAAAEDSAGLGFEQAAFDAGRITEVLASLVAHPNFQRVDTSAFSPRPKELLQQLREAVDAAVAP, from the exons ATGGACCGCGAGACGCTCGCCCTCGCTAACCGCCACTTCCGAGGCCTGGGGGGTGGTGTCCCCGGCATTGGCCAGGCTCCGGGCCGGGTAGCCTTCGTCTCGGAGCCGGGCGCCTTCTCCTACGCCGACTTTGTGCGGGGCTTCCTCCTGCCCAACCTGCCCTGCGTGTTCTCCAGCGCCTTCACGCAGGGCTGGGGCAGCCGGCGGCGCTGGGTGACGCCCGCGGGGAGGCCAGACTTCGACCACCTGCTACGGACCTACG GAGACGTGGTTGTACCAGTTGCAAACTGTGGGGTCCAAGAATACAACTCGAACCCCAAAGAGCACATGCCTCTGAGAGACTACATCACCTACTGGAAAGAGTACATCGAGGGGGGCTACTCCTCTCCCAGGGGCTGTCTCTACCTCAAAGACTGGCACCTGTGCAG GGACTTCCCGGTGGAGGACGTTTTCACCCTGCCTGTGTACTTCTCATCCGACTGGCTGAATGAGTTCTGGGACGCACTGGATGTGGATGACTACCGCTTTGTCTACGCAGGGCCTGCAGGCAGCTG GTCCCCGTTCCATGCTGACATCTTCCGCTCCTTCAGCTGGTCTGTCAATGTCTGTGGGAGGAAGAAGTGGCTCCTCTTCCCCCCAGGGCAGGAAGAGGCCCTGCGGGACCGCCACGGCAACCTGCCCTATGACGTGACCTCCCCGGCACTCTGCGATACGCACCTGTACCCGCGGAGCCAGCTGGCAGGCCCACCCTTGGAGATCACGCAGGAGGCGGGCGAGATGGTGTTTGTGCCCAGTGGGTGGCACCACCAGGTGCACAACCTG GACGACACCATCTCCATCAACCACAACTGGGTCAATGGCTtcaacctggctaacatgtgGCGCTTCCTGCAGCAGGAGCTATGTGCCGTGCAGGAAGAGGTCAGCGAGTGGAGGGACTCCATGCCCGACTGGCACCACCACTGCCAGGTGGAGCAGCTGCGTGTGGAGGCTATCAGTACCAGGTCCCTGGGAGGCCTGCAGGCTCAGGGCGGGTGTGGCTGTCAGGCCGAGCTGTGG gTCATCATGAGGTCCTGCTCGGGCATCAACTTTGAAGAATTTTACCACTTCCTCAAGGTCATTGCTGAGAAGAGGCTCCTGGTCCTAAGGGAGGCGGCCGCTGAGGACAGTGCTGGGTTGGGCTTCGAACAGGCAGCCTTTGATGCTGGGCGCATCACAGAGGTGCTGGCCTCCTTGGTTGCGCACCCCAACTTCCAGAGAGTGGACACCAGCGCGTTCTCACCGCGGCCCAAAGAGCTGCTGCAGCAGCTGAGGGAGGCTGTTGATGCCGCTGTGGCCCCATAG
- the JMJD4 gene encoding 2-oxoglutarate and iron-dependent oxygenase JMJD4 isoform X6: protein MDRETLALANRHFRGLGGGVPGIGQAPGRVAFVSEPGAFSYADFVRGFLLPNLPCVFSSAFTQGWGSRRRWVTPAGRPDFDHLLRTYGDVVVPVANCGVQEYNSNPKEHMPLRDYITYWKEYIEGGYSSPRGCLYLKDWHLCRDFPVEDVFTLPVYFSSDWLNEFWDALDVDDYRFVYAGPAGSWSPFHADIFRSFSWSVNVCGRKKWLLFPPGQEEALRDRHGNLPYDVTSPALCDTHLYPRSQLAGPPLEITQEAGEMVFVPSGWHHQVHNLDDTISINHNWVNGFNLANMWRFLQQELCAVQEEVSEWRDSMPDWHHHCQVEQLRVEAISTRSS, encoded by the exons ATGGACCGCGAGACGCTCGCCCTCGCTAACCGCCACTTCCGAGGCCTGGGGGGTGGTGTCCCCGGCATTGGCCAGGCTCCGGGCCGGGTAGCCTTCGTCTCGGAGCCGGGCGCCTTCTCCTACGCCGACTTTGTGCGGGGCTTCCTCCTGCCCAACCTGCCCTGCGTGTTCTCCAGCGCCTTCACGCAGGGCTGGGGCAGCCGGCGGCGCTGGGTGACGCCCGCGGGGAGGCCAGACTTCGACCACCTGCTACGGACCTACG GAGACGTGGTTGTACCAGTTGCAAACTGTGGGGTCCAAGAATACAACTCGAACCCCAAAGAGCACATGCCTCTGAGAGACTACATCACCTACTGGAAAGAGTACATCGAGGGGGGCTACTCCTCTCCCAGGGGCTGTCTCTACCTCAAAGACTGGCACCTGTGCAG GGACTTCCCGGTGGAGGACGTTTTCACCCTGCCTGTGTACTTCTCATCCGACTGGCTGAATGAGTTCTGGGACGCACTGGATGTGGATGACTACCGCTTTGTCTACGCAGGGCCTGCAGGCAGCTG GTCCCCGTTCCATGCTGACATCTTCCGCTCCTTCAGCTGGTCTGTCAATGTCTGTGGGAGGAAGAAGTGGCTCCTCTTCCCCCCAGGGCAGGAAGAGGCCCTGCGGGACCGCCACGGCAACCTGCCCTATGACGTGACCTCCCCGGCACTCTGCGATACGCACCTGTACCCGCGGAGCCAGCTGGCAGGCCCACCCTTGGAGATCACGCAGGAGGCGGGCGAGATGGTGTTTGTGCCCAGTGGGTGGCACCACCAGGTGCACAACCTG GACGACACCATCTCCATCAACCACAACTGGGTCAATGGCTtcaacctggctaacatgtgGCGCTTCCTGCAGCAGGAGCTATGTGCCGTGCAGGAAGAGGTCAGCGAGTGGAGGGACTCCATGCCCGACTGGCACCACCACTGCCAGGTGGAGCAGCTGCGTGTGGAGGCTATCAGTACCAG gTCATCATGA